In Euzebya sp., one DNA window encodes the following:
- a CDS encoding ArsR/SmtB family transcription factor, translating to MAEVVSAVDVATAAKLFRGFADPTRLGILLALLDEGELRVKDLVERLGCSQANVSAHLSCLKECALVVDRPEGRAVHYRIAQEEVVELLLAAEVLLAATGSQIALCDNYIRPDGSR from the coding sequence ATGGCAGAGGTGGTGTCGGCGGTGGACGTGGCCACGGCGGCGAAGCTGTTCCGCGGGTTCGCGGATCCGACGCGCTTGGGGATCCTGCTGGCCCTGCTCGACGAGGGGGAGCTGCGGGTGAAGGACCTCGTGGAGCGGCTCGGGTGCTCCCAGGCCAACGTGTCGGCGCACCTGTCGTGCTTGAAAGAGTGCGCGTTGGTGGTCGACAGACCCGAGGGGCGGGCCGTGCACTACCGGATCGCCCAGGAGGAGGTCGTGGAGCTGCTACTCGCCGCTGAGGTGCTCCTGGCGGCGACCGGTTCGCAGATCGCCCTGTGCGACAACTACATCCGGCCGGACGGGTCGCGGTGA
- a CDS encoding DUF2269 family protein: MVDASSLFLHVLAAIGIVGGGIVQVLAGVRVRAADTGRDIAMWARFTRSAGVLIVGSAVVSLMTGGHLAGAVWGGDAGGFANPFITLGLAGLLVLAPVGPMVGGTRLRRLADEADAVGDGTAPPALRARSSAATLWGPVHSLVGVGIGLVALMVYKPSWFTGVLVLLVTFVAGWIVGAALASRASPRS; the protein is encoded by the coding sequence GTGGTTGACGCATCATCGTTGTTCCTGCACGTTCTGGCCGCCATCGGGATCGTCGGTGGTGGGATCGTCCAGGTCCTCGCCGGCGTGCGGGTACGCGCAGCGGACACCGGTCGGGACATCGCGATGTGGGCACGGTTCACGCGCAGCGCCGGGGTGCTGATCGTCGGGTCCGCCGTGGTCTCGCTGATGACGGGGGGGCATCTTGCCGGCGCCGTGTGGGGTGGCGACGCGGGTGGCTTCGCCAACCCGTTCATCACCCTGGGACTGGCGGGTCTCCTGGTGCTGGCACCCGTCGGTCCGATGGTCGGCGGGACGCGGTTGCGTCGGCTGGCCGACGAGGCCGACGCGGTCGGTGACGGGACCGCGCCGCCGGCGCTGCGTGCTCGGTCCTCCGCGGCCACGCTGTGGGGTCCGGTCCACTCCCTGGTAGGGGTCGGCATCGGGCTGGTTGCACTCATGGTCTACAAGCCGAGCTGGTTCACCGGCGTGCTGGTGCTCCTGGTCACCTTCGTGGCCGGGTGGATCGTCGGGGCCGCGCTGGCATCGCGCGCGTCGCCCCGCAGTTGA
- the ccsA gene encoding cytochrome c biogenesis protein CcsA: MIARPTAEPTLERYAQRTTIWSCLAAGSVLAALVLAFTAPPDRLQGDLQRLLYVHVPAAWLAYLAFAVTLVGSVAWLRTRHDRWDRLAASSAEVGTLFTGLALVLGSIWGKPVWGVWWTWDPRLVTTALLLLVYLGYLGLRRGTPHPTSRAKRSAILGIVAFVQVPIVHLSVVWWRTLHQPATVLRPSAASMAPTMLAALFASLAAFTLLYIVLVRTRIHLAVLEGDADRPFVADDAPVAGDAVLPVAGTTGGMGRATGA; the protein is encoded by the coding sequence GTGATCGCCCGACCGACCGCAGAACCGACCCTCGAGCGCTACGCGCAGCGGACGACGATCTGGAGCTGCCTGGCCGCCGGCTCGGTCCTCGCGGCCCTGGTCCTGGCGTTCACCGCGCCACCGGACCGGCTCCAAGGCGATCTTCAGAGGTTGTTGTACGTCCACGTCCCTGCCGCCTGGTTGGCCTACCTGGCGTTCGCCGTCACCCTCGTCGGCAGCGTGGCGTGGCTCCGCACCAGACATGACCGGTGGGACCGCCTTGCGGCGTCCTCAGCCGAGGTGGGCACCCTCTTCACAGGGCTGGCGCTCGTCCTGGGATCGATTTGGGGCAAACCGGTATGGGGGGTGTGGTGGACGTGGGACCCACGGCTGGTGACGACCGCGCTGCTGCTCTTGGTCTACCTCGGCTACCTCGGGCTACGGCGGGGCACCCCACACCCGACCAGCCGGGCCAAGCGATCAGCCATCCTCGGGATCGTCGCGTTCGTGCAAGTCCCCATCGTCCACCTCTCGGTGGTGTGGTGGCGGACCCTCCACCAGCCAGCCACCGTTCTGAGGCCGTCCGCCGCCAGCATGGCCCCCACGATGTTGGCCGCACTCTTCGCAAGCCTGGCCGCCTTCACCTTGCTCTACATCGTCTTGGTGCGCACGCGGATACACCTCGCCGTCCTCGAAGGCGACGCCGATCGGCCCTTCGTCGCCGACGACGCCCCAGTCGCCGGAGATGCGGTTCTGCCCGTGGCGGGGACGACCGGGGGCATGGGGAGGGCCACGGGTGCCTGA
- a CDS encoding cytochrome c biogenesis CcdA family protein, which produces MSHSMGPAQDVELVQRTSCTDRPAQERARPMTELVTTGALAFVAGVISFTSPCALPLVPGYVAFVSGLEESATHKRRGVWLGASLFVVGFGTTFTVMGVAAFSLGRILAFNADIVDRVAGAVIIGMGFLMLGVIRIPVLDREVRWRLDTIRRGPSGALPLGAAFALGWTPCVGPVLAGILATAATQATVSRGALLLALYAAGLGLPFLLLARSVTRGRMRLGWLRRHGRHIEVAGGVLLVAMGIAIATGGWTVLMSRMLVWYAQLGWPPL; this is translated from the coding sequence ATGTCGCACTCCATGGGGCCGGCCCAGGACGTCGAACTCGTGCAGCGCACCTCCTGCACCGATCGGCCTGCACAGGAGCGGGCGCGGCCGATGACGGAACTCGTCACGACGGGTGCGCTGGCCTTCGTCGCCGGCGTGATCTCCTTCACCTCACCGTGTGCCCTGCCCCTGGTGCCCGGGTACGTCGCATTCGTGTCCGGCCTGGAGGAGTCGGCGACGCACAAGCGGCGAGGTGTGTGGCTCGGCGCGTCGCTCTTCGTGGTCGGCTTCGGGACGACGTTCACGGTGATGGGGGTGGCCGCGTTCTCGTTGGGACGCATTCTCGCGTTCAACGCCGACATCGTGGACCGGGTGGCCGGGGCGGTGATCATCGGGATGGGGTTCCTCATGCTCGGGGTCATCCGCATTCCTGTGTTGGACAGGGAGGTGCGGTGGCGCCTGGACACGATCCGGCGCGGGCCTTCCGGCGCATTGCCGCTCGGCGCGGCCTTCGCGCTGGGGTGGACACCATGTGTGGGACCGGTGCTGGCAGGCATCCTCGCCACTGCAGCGACGCAGGCGACCGTGAGCAGGGGTGCGCTGCTGCTCGCGCTCTACGCCGCGGGCCTGGGCCTCCCGTTCCTGCTCCTCGCCAGATCGGTGACACGCGGCCGCATGCGCCTGGGTTGGTTGCGACGCCACGGCAGGCACATCGAGGTCGCCGGCGGCGTGCTGCTCGTCGCGATGGGCATCGCCATCGCCACAGGCGGGTGGACGGTGCTGATGAGCCGAATGCTCGTCTGGTACGCACAATTGGGGTGGCCGCCGTTGTGA
- a CDS encoding cation diffusion facilitator family transporter has product MTSRDGLLRRGERLETFSVTWDVVEGIVATIAGLASGSTTLLGYGFESVIEVTAAGTLLWRLRRERRDEDASERVEQRALRVVGASFFVLAAYVSYEAISKLVQGVAPEFSILGMGMAAATVVVMPPLALAKRRTGKELGSDALVADSRETIASTYLAVTVLAGLGLYQLFDWSWSDAVAALAMVPYLLWSGIDAWRDASDDGG; this is encoded by the coding sequence GTGACATCACGTGACGGCCTGCTCCGGCGCGGGGAGCGGTTGGAGACCTTCAGCGTCACCTGGGACGTCGTGGAAGGCATCGTCGCGACCATCGCCGGGCTCGCCTCTGGCAGCACGACGCTGCTGGGCTACGGCTTCGAAAGTGTGATCGAGGTCACCGCAGCGGGGACGCTGCTGTGGCGGCTGCGGCGGGAACGCCGCGATGAGGACGCGTCGGAACGCGTGGAGCAGCGGGCGCTGCGCGTCGTGGGCGCGTCCTTCTTCGTCCTGGCCGCCTACGTCAGCTACGAGGCGATCTCCAAGCTCGTCCAAGGAGTGGCGCCGGAGTTCAGCATCCTCGGCATGGGCATGGCGGCGGCCACCGTCGTGGTGATGCCGCCGCTGGCCCTCGCCAAGCGGCGCACCGGCAAGGAACTGGGCAGCGACGCGCTCGTCGCCGACTCACGCGAGACCATCGCTTCGACGTACCTGGCGGTCACGGTGCTGGCCGGCCTCGGGCTGTACCAGCTCTTCGACTGGTCGTGGTCGGACGCCGTCGCCGCGCTGGCCATGGTCCCCTACCTCCTGTGGTCTGGGATCGACGCGTGGCGCGACGCGTCCGACGACGGTGGCTGA
- a CDS encoding ATP-binding cassette domain-containing protein, protein MDVHLGGQPVLRGLDLQLRSGESLGISGPTGSGKTTLLRLLATLLVPTRGEASLFGHRLGRGIATVRPRIALVGHEAALHPDLTLAENMALVAQLRGVEQCTALEVLDEVGLGAAAARRSVTCSAGMIRRAELARVRLTRPSLLLLDEPHASLDESARRLVDDVIREVIDDRGTVVMVSHETDRLETVIHRAHLSHGRLQALG, encoded by the coding sequence GTGGACGTCCACCTCGGTGGACAGCCGGTCTTGCGTGGCCTCGACCTCCAGCTGAGGTCCGGTGAGAGCCTCGGGATCAGCGGCCCCACCGGCAGTGGCAAGACCACCCTGCTCCGGTTGCTCGCAACGCTCCTCGTCCCCACACGCGGCGAGGCTTCCCTCTTCGGGCATCGCCTCGGTCGTGGCATCGCGACCGTCCGGCCGAGGATTGCGCTCGTGGGCCACGAGGCCGCCTTGCACCCCGACTTGACGTTGGCCGAGAACATGGCCCTGGTCGCCCAGCTGCGCGGCGTCGAGCAGTGCACCGCACTCGAGGTTCTCGACGAAGTCGGTCTCGGTGCCGCCGCAGCGCGCCGGTCCGTGACCTGCTCCGCGGGGATGATCCGCCGGGCGGAGCTCGCCCGGGTGCGCCTGACACGTCCGAGCTTGCTCCTGCTCGACGAGCCGCACGCCTCCCTCGACGAGAGCGCACGACGGCTGGTCGACGATGTGATCAGAGAGGTCATCGATGACCGTGGAACGGTGGTGATGGTCAGTCATGAGACCGACCGACTCGAGACGGTGATCCACAGGGCACATCTGAGCCATGGCCGGTTGCAGGCGCTGGGATGA
- a CDS encoding cytochrome c-type biogenesis protein CcmH, whose translation MHSWSTSRAGSPACWCSWSPSWPGGSSGPRWHRARRPAVDHDGRLCVRGYFVQRYGDWILLSPEASGLGWLVWGLPVLAVLGGAGVAMAHTGRRPTAVSAADVDHAANLAALYVEGRVALPQTRRGAARSGARARHRDRRRGRGRRDAPSRPDTGRRRGGRTASRGADHDPRPAACDAGGDRRGADRRSVDRPPPGAGVGRCDRHLRPRPGRPAAPERRTPWDQ comes from the coding sequence TTGCACTCATGGTCTACAAGCCGAGCTGGTTCACCGGCGTGCTGGTGCTCCTGGTCACCTTCGTGGCCGGGTGGATCGTCGGGGCCGCGCTGGCATCGCGCGCGTCGCCCCGCAGTTGATCACGACGGCCGTCTCTGTGTCCGCGGCTACTTCGTGCAGCGCTACGGCGACTGGATCCTGCTGTCGCCTGAAGCCAGTGGCCTCGGGTGGCTCGTCTGGGGTCTGCCGGTCCTGGCCGTCCTGGGCGGCGCTGGCGTCGCCATGGCGCACACGGGGCGGCGTCCCACCGCGGTGTCGGCGGCGGACGTCGACCACGCCGCCAACCTGGCGGCCTTGTACGTTGAGGGACGGGTCGCGCTGCCCCAGACCCGCCGGGGAGCGGCTCGAAGCGGCGCTCGCGCACGCCACCGCGATCGCCGACGAGGACGCGGCCGCCGAGACGCACCGAGCCGCCCTGACACGGGCCGCCGCCGCGGTGGCCGCACAGCGTCGCGAGGCGCCGACCACGACCCCCGCCCGGCGGCGTGCGACGCAGGCGGCGACCGCCGCGGGGCCGATCGTCGGTCGGTCGACCGCCCACCGCCAGGGGCTGGCGTGGGCCGGTGTGACCGCCACCTTCGTCCTCGTCCTGGCCGGCCTGCTGCTCCTGAACGTCGCACCCCGTGGGACCAGTGA
- a CDS encoding cytochrome c maturation protein CcmE: MSGRWVIFPLSGIVIVLLGALVFGGLGESLTYYLTPSEAVAQRAEFDDGRRFRLAGIVAPGSVSPAGDSVRFTVADAETEITVVHGGAPPQLFREGIEVVVEGAWTGETFTSDTMLIKHDEEYYPPTQPGAEGLP, from the coding sequence ATGAGCGGTCGATGGGTCATCTTCCCGCTGAGCGGGATCGTCATCGTGCTCCTCGGCGCGCTCGTGTTCGGCGGGCTCGGGGAGAGCCTGACCTACTACTTGACGCCTTCGGAAGCGGTCGCTCAGCGTGCGGAGTTCGATGACGGCCGTCGGTTCCGGTTGGCCGGCATCGTGGCGCCCGGTTCCGTCTCGCCGGCGGGCGATTCGGTCCGCTTCACCGTCGCTGATGCCGAGACGGAGATCACCGTGGTGCACGGCGGGGCGCCGCCGCAGCTGTTCCGGGAGGGGATCGAGGTGGTCGTCGAAGGTGCGTGGACCGGCGAGACGTTCACCTCGGACACCATGCTGATCAAACACGACGAGGAGTACTACCCACCGACCCAGCCGGGGGCCGAGGGACTCCCATGA
- a CDS encoding heme exporter protein CcmB, which translates to MSDAFSVTAGRSRLGRVGVLVRAEVKAERRAGQAVWMTVPFAAASMIVVAMAVGADTPLLRRIGPGVYWAVVMILGAMVTARTSIAAHPAHRDLLRLLGIDALTGYLARTATTGLMLTVLQVIMAPIAVVLYDIDLIAVPETVLVGAVGAVGLAALGTLASDLADHHRVGSTFVPLVTTPLAVPLVLAAVQMREAATYGGSTAPWLFLATAMASLSLLCGSVAAGLLEESSE; encoded by the coding sequence ATGAGCGACGCGTTCTCGGTCACCGCTGGCCGTTCGCGACTCGGACGCGTCGGCGTGCTGGTGCGCGCGGAGGTCAAGGCGGAGCGCCGCGCAGGCCAGGCGGTGTGGATGACCGTGCCGTTCGCAGCAGCGAGCATGATCGTCGTGGCGATGGCCGTCGGAGCCGACACACCCCTCCTGCGACGGATCGGCCCCGGTGTCTACTGGGCGGTCGTGATGATCCTCGGGGCCATGGTGACCGCACGGACATCGATCGCCGCACACCCCGCCCACCGCGACCTGCTGCGCCTCCTCGGGATCGATGCGCTGACCGGATACCTGGCTCGGACTGCCACCACGGGGCTCATGCTCACCGTCCTGCAGGTCATCATGGCACCGATCGCCGTCGTCCTGTACGACATCGACCTCATCGCCGTCCCCGAAACGGTGCTCGTGGGGGCGGTGGGTGCGGTGGGATTGGCCGCGCTCGGCACGCTCGCATCCGACCTGGCGGACCACCACCGAGTCGGATCGACCTTCGTGCCCCTCGTCACCACCCCACTGGCCGTCCCACTTGTCCTTGCCGCTGTCCAGATGCGAGAGGCCGCCACCTACGGCGGCTCGACCGCCCCCTGGCTCTTCCTTGCCACGGCGATGGCCAGCCTGAGCCTGCTCTGCGGCTCCGTCGCCGCGGGCCTCCTCGAGGAGAGCTCTGAGTGA